A single window of Kitasatospora sp. HUAS MG31 DNA harbors:
- a CDS encoding S1 family peptidase, with protein sequence MPDTLSALLRHRAVALLALAALPSPLIALSAAAPAEAQRRIVGGSNVSTRDHPWMVALGSRQQFGSARSGQFCGGALVSATKVVTAAHCFYDEHTGRRVDRPGLRAIADRDDLRGREGKEVTVRDVWIDPAYSFRLNSRDVAVLTLAEPLAGRTVIEMPAPGETGPYQPGTPATVFGWGDTRGDGSYSPTLRSVELPIIEDGVCAHAYPGGRESPFDARTMVCAAAEKGGRDACQGDSGGPLVVEGRLVGLVSWGTGCAEAVHPGVYTRMSAVAASVRSAL encoded by the coding sequence ATCCCGGACACGCTCTCGGCCCTGCTCCGCCACCGGGCGGTCGCGCTGCTCGCGCTGGCCGCACTGCCCTCCCCGCTGATCGCGCTGAGCGCGGCCGCGCCCGCCGAGGCCCAGCGCCGGATCGTCGGCGGATCGAACGTGAGTACCCGTGACCATCCGTGGATGGTGGCGCTGGGCAGCCGCCAGCAGTTCGGCAGCGCCCGCTCCGGGCAGTTCTGCGGCGGGGCGCTGGTGAGCGCGACCAAGGTGGTGACGGCCGCGCACTGCTTCTACGACGAGCACACCGGTCGCCGGGTGGACCGTCCGGGCCTGCGGGCGATCGCCGACCGGGACGACCTGCGCGGCCGGGAGGGCAAGGAGGTCACCGTCCGGGACGTGTGGATCGACCCCGCGTACAGCTTCCGCCTCAACAGCCGCGATGTGGCGGTGCTCACGCTTGCGGAGCCGCTGGCCGGGCGGACGGTGATCGAGATGCCTGCGCCGGGGGAGACCGGGCCGTACCAGCCGGGCACGCCGGCCACGGTGTTCGGCTGGGGGGACACCCGCGGGGACGGCAGCTACTCGCCCACCCTCCGGTCGGTGGAGCTGCCGATCATCGAGGACGGGGTGTGTGCGCACGCCTACCCGGGCGGGCGGGAGAGTCCGTTCGACGCGCGGACGATGGTGTGCGCGGCGGCGGAGAAGGGCGGCCGGGACGCGTGCCAGGGCGACAGCGGCGGGCCGCTGGTGGTGGAGGGCCGGCTGGTCGGCCTGGTCTCCTGGGGCACCGGCTGCGCGGAGGCCGTCCACCCGGGGGTCTACACCCGGATGTCGGCCGTCGCCGCGTCGGTACGCTCCGCACTCTGA
- a CDS encoding FadR/GntR family transcriptional regulator, which translates to MSTLAHPAMTTARPADVIPAGELDRFPYADRPTPPAPRWEGAEAELSRVGRKTTSSRGRGLHGQLVQQLGQMIVSGDLGADRPLVPEEIGQRFEVSRTVVRESLRVLEAKGLVSARPNVGTRVRPVGDWNLLDPDIIEWRAFGPQRDEQRRELFELRWAIEPLAARLAAGHGREDVQQRLVELTEVMGHAAAQGDLASYGRADVELHGLVLQMAGNRMLEHLSGIVSCALQVSGGPSATCERPSDTAISLHARLVDALGTGDGTAAEAAVRALLTVHPDVEHAVPGPREH; encoded by the coding sequence GTGAGTACCCTTGCGCACCCCGCCATGACCACCGCCCGCCCCGCCGACGTGATCCCCGCCGGTGAGCTTGACCGCTTCCCGTACGCCGACCGGCCGACCCCGCCCGCCCCCCGCTGGGAGGGCGCCGAGGCCGAGCTGTCCAGGGTCGGCCGCAAGACCACCAGCAGCCGCGGCCGCGGCCTGCACGGCCAGCTGGTCCAGCAGCTCGGCCAGATGATCGTCTCCGGCGACCTCGGCGCCGACCGCCCCCTGGTTCCCGAGGAGATCGGCCAGCGGTTCGAGGTCTCCCGCACCGTGGTCCGCGAGTCGCTGCGCGTGCTGGAGGCCAAGGGCCTGGTCAGTGCCCGGCCGAACGTCGGCACCCGGGTCCGCCCGGTCGGCGACTGGAACCTGCTCGACCCCGACATCATCGAGTGGCGCGCCTTCGGTCCGCAGCGCGACGAGCAGCGCCGCGAGCTGTTCGAGCTGCGCTGGGCCATCGAGCCGCTGGCCGCCCGGCTGGCCGCCGGGCACGGCCGGGAGGACGTTCAGCAGCGGCTGGTCGAGCTGACCGAGGTGATGGGCCACGCCGCCGCCCAGGGCGACCTGGCCAGCTACGGGCGGGCGGACGTCGAGCTGCACGGCCTGGTGCTGCAGATGGCCGGCAACCGGATGCTGGAGCACCTGTCCGGGATCGTCTCCTGCGCCCTGCAGGTGTCCGGCGGCCCCTCGGCCACCTGCGAGCGCCCCTCCGACACGGCGATCTCCCTGCACGCCCGCCTGGTCGACGCGCTCGGCACCGGTGATGGCACCGCCGCCGAGGCGGCCGTGCGCGCGCTGCTCACCGTCCACCCGGACGTGGAGCACGCCGTCCCCGGTCCCCGCGAGCACTGA
- a CDS encoding DUF7455 domain-containing protein, which translates to MTTVLTPASPLTAADRCDRCGAQAYLRVVLASGGELLFCAHHGRKFEPELKKLAVEIQDESGRLTATPASATDDER; encoded by the coding sequence GTGACTACTGTTCTGACCCCTGCGAGCCCGCTCACCGCGGCAGACCGCTGCGACCGTTGCGGCGCCCAGGCCTACCTGCGCGTCGTCCTCGCCAGCGGCGGTGAACTGCTCTTCTGTGCCCACCACGGACGGAAGTTCGAGCCCGAGCTCAAGAAGCTCGCCGTCGAAATACAGGACGAGAGCGGGCGCCTCACGGCGACTCCCGCCTCGGCCACCGACGACGAGCGCTGA
- a CDS encoding RNA polymerase sigma factor, protein MFVSASTSRSLPPEIAESAALLALIERGKAQGQIAGDDVRQAFEADQIPVTKWKNVMRSLNQVLIEEGVDLMVSAAEPAGSKRKSVAAKSPAKRTAAKTVTTRTPAAPTKPPVRIAPAATPAPVAVPATVTSSEVTVVETIETVEAKAVAKKAAAPAKKTVAKKAAAPAKKTAAKKTAAKAGGKGDEELGGEEELLEDAALPGDKPEGEPEEESEGFVLSDDDEDDAPAQQVAVAGATADPVKDYLKQIGKVPLLNAEQEVELAKRIEAGLFAEDKLSAADKLAPKLKRELEIIAEDGRRAKNHLLEANLRLVVSLAKRYTGRGMLFLDLIQEGNLGLIRAVEKFDYTKGYKFSTYATWWIRQAITRAMADQARTIRIPVHMVEVINKLARVQRQMLQDLGREPTPEELAKELDMTPEKVIEVQKYGREPISLHTPLGEDGDSEFGDLIEDSEAVVPADAVSFTLLQEQLHSVLDTLSEREAGVVSMRFGLTDGQPKTLDEIGKVYGVTRERIRQIESKTMSKLRHPSRSQVLRDYLD, encoded by the coding sequence TTGTTCGTGTCGGCCAGCACATCCCGTTCGCTTCCCCCCGAGATCGCCGAGTCCGCGGCTCTGCTCGCGCTCATCGAGCGGGGCAAGGCCCAGGGGCAGATCGCCGGTGACGACGTGCGCCAGGCGTTCGAGGCGGACCAGATCCCGGTCACCAAGTGGAAGAACGTCATGCGCAGCCTCAACCAGGTGCTGATTGAGGAAGGGGTGGACCTCATGGTCAGCGCTGCTGAACCCGCGGGGTCCAAGCGCAAGAGCGTCGCGGCCAAGAGCCCCGCCAAGCGCACCGCTGCGAAGACGGTCACCACCCGTACCCCCGCCGCGCCCACCAAGCCCCCGGTGCGGATCGCCCCTGCGGCGACCCCGGCGCCGGTGGCCGTCCCGGCCACCGTGACCAGCTCCGAGGTCACGGTCGTCGAGACGATCGAGACCGTCGAGGCCAAGGCGGTCGCCAAGAAGGCCGCGGCCCCCGCCAAGAAGACGGTGGCCAAGAAGGCCGCCGCCCCCGCCAAGAAGACCGCCGCCAAGAAGACCGCCGCCAAGGCCGGCGGCAAGGGCGACGAGGAGCTCGGCGGCGAGGAGGAGCTGCTCGAGGACGCGGCGCTCCCGGGCGACAAGCCCGAGGGCGAGCCGGAGGAGGAGTCGGAGGGCTTCGTCCTCTCCGACGACGACGAGGACGACGCGCCTGCCCAGCAGGTCGCCGTCGCCGGTGCCACCGCCGACCCGGTCAAGGACTACCTCAAGCAGATCGGCAAGGTCCCGCTGCTCAACGCCGAGCAGGAGGTCGAGCTCGCCAAGCGCATCGAGGCCGGCCTGTTCGCCGAGGACAAGCTCTCGGCCGCCGACAAGCTCGCCCCCAAGCTCAAGCGCGAGCTGGAGATCATCGCCGAGGACGGCCGCCGCGCCAAGAACCACCTGCTGGAGGCCAACCTCCGCCTGGTGGTCTCGCTGGCCAAGCGCTACACCGGTCGCGGCATGCTCTTCCTGGACCTGATCCAGGAGGGCAACCTCGGTCTGATCCGTGCGGTCGAGAAGTTCGACTACACCAAGGGCTACAAGTTCTCGACCTACGCGACCTGGTGGATCCGCCAGGCGATCACCCGCGCGATGGCCGACCAGGCCCGCACCATCCGTATCCCGGTGCACATGGTCGAGGTCATCAACAAGCTGGCCCGCGTCCAGCGCCAGATGCTCCAGGACCTGGGCCGCGAGCCCACCCCGGAGGAGCTGGCCAAGGAGCTCGACATGACCCCGGAGAAGGTCATCGAGGTCCAGAAGTACGGTCGCGAGCCCATCTCGCTGCACACCCCGCTCGGCGAGGACGGCGACAGCGAGTTCGGTGACCTGATCGAGGACTCCGAGGCGGTCGTCCCGGCCGACGCGGTCTCCTTCACCCTGCTCCAGGAGCAGCTGCACTCGGTGCTGGACACCCTGTCCGAGCGCGAGGCGGGCGTGGTCTCCATGCGCTTCGGCCTGACCGACGGCCAGCCGAAGACCCTGGACGAGATCGGCAAGGTCTACGGCGTGACGCGTGAGCGTATCCGCCAGATCGAGTCGAAGACCATGTCCAAGCTGCGCCACCCGTCGCGTTCCCAGGTGCTGCGCGACTACCTGGACTGA
- a CDS encoding DNA gyrase/topoisomerase IV subunit B: MRGVRQRHGGVQSVSGESTVPSSLVTGEDGSNYTARHLLVLEGLEAVRKRPGMYIGSTDSRGLMHCLWEIIDNSVDEALGGYCDKIEVFLHPDGSVEVRDNGRGIPVDVEPKTGLSGVEVVMTKLHAGGKFGGGSYAASGGLHGVGASVVNALSARLDVEVDRSGHTHAISFRRGTPGRFADLGADAAFEPAGGMTRKGKAPRGRTGTRIRYWADRQIFLKDAKLSLELLHNRARQTAFLVPGLTIVVRDERLTESDKPQQETFRFDGGIGEFCEFLAPDKPICDVLRLQGEGNFKETVPVLDELGHMTPTEVTRHLGVDIALRWGAGYDSTTRSFVNIIATPKGGTHVTGFERSLAKTVNEVLRAAKLLRVAEDDVTKDDALEGLTAVVTVRLAEPQFEGQTKEVLGTSAANRIVAAVVAKELKAFLTSAKKDEKVQARAVLEKVVAAARTRVAARQHKEAQRRKTALETSSLPAKLADCRSDDVDRSELFIVEGDSALGTAKLARNSEFQALLPIRGKILNVQKASVSDMLKNAECASIIQVIGAGSGRTFDIDQARYGKVIFMADADVDGSHIRCLLLTLFQRYMRPMVEQGRVFAAVPPLHRIELTNPKRGQEKYHYTYSDSELRRTLLEFQGKGLRWKDPIQRYKGLGEMDADQLAETTMDPRHRILRRINLGDLEAAEKTFDLLMGNDVAPRREFIVDSAATLDRSRIDA, encoded by the coding sequence ATGCGGGGTGTCCGTCAACGTCATGGAGGAGTGCAGAGCGTGAGTGGAGAATCGACCGTCCCGTCCTCTCTGGTGACCGGCGAGGACGGTTCCAACTACACCGCGCGGCACCTGCTCGTCCTGGAGGGCCTGGAGGCCGTCCGCAAGCGCCCCGGTATGTACATCGGCTCCACCGACAGCCGTGGCCTGATGCACTGCCTCTGGGAGATCATCGACAACTCGGTGGACGAGGCGCTGGGCGGGTACTGCGACAAGATCGAGGTCTTCCTGCACCCGGACGGCTCGGTGGAGGTCCGCGACAACGGCCGCGGCATCCCGGTGGACGTGGAACCCAAGACCGGTCTGTCCGGCGTCGAGGTCGTGATGACCAAGCTGCACGCCGGCGGCAAGTTCGGCGGCGGCTCCTACGCCGCGTCCGGCGGCCTGCACGGCGTCGGCGCCTCGGTGGTCAACGCCCTCTCCGCCCGGCTGGACGTCGAGGTGGACCGCAGCGGCCACACCCACGCCATCAGCTTCCGGCGCGGCACCCCCGGCCGGTTCGCCGACCTCGGCGCGGACGCCGCCTTCGAGCCCGCCGGCGGCATGACCCGCAAGGGCAAGGCCCCGCGCGGCCGCACCGGCACCCGGATCCGCTACTGGGCCGACCGGCAGATCTTCCTCAAGGACGCCAAGCTCTCCCTGGAGCTGCTGCACAACCGCGCCCGGCAGACCGCCTTCCTCGTCCCCGGACTCACCATCGTCGTCCGTGACGAGCGGCTGACCGAGAGCGACAAGCCCCAGCAGGAGACCTTCCGGTTCGACGGCGGCATCGGCGAGTTCTGCGAGTTCCTCGCCCCCGACAAGCCGATCTGCGACGTGCTGCGGCTCCAGGGCGAGGGCAACTTCAAGGAGACCGTCCCGGTCCTCGACGAGCTCGGCCACATGACCCCGACCGAGGTCACCCGGCACCTCGGCGTGGACATCGCGCTGCGCTGGGGCGCCGGTTACGACAGCACCACCCGCTCCTTCGTCAACATCATCGCCACCCCCAAGGGCGGCACCCACGTCACCGGCTTCGAACGCTCGCTGGCCAAGACCGTCAACGAGGTGCTGCGCGCCGCCAAGCTGCTGCGCGTCGCCGAGGACGACGTCACCAAGGACGACGCCCTGGAGGGCCTCACCGCGGTGGTCACCGTCCGGCTCGCCGAGCCGCAGTTCGAGGGCCAGACCAAGGAGGTGCTCGGCACCTCGGCCGCCAACCGGATCGTCGCCGCCGTGGTCGCCAAGGAGCTCAAGGCCTTCCTGACCTCCGCCAAGAAGGACGAGAAGGTCCAGGCCCGGGCCGTCCTGGAGAAGGTCGTCGCCGCCGCCCGCACCCGGGTCGCCGCCCGCCAGCACAAGGAGGCCCAGCGCCGGAAGACCGCGCTGGAGACCAGCTCGCTGCCGGCCAAGCTCGCCGACTGCCGCAGCGACGACGTCGACCGCAGCGAACTGTTCATCGTCGAGGGAGACTCCGCGCTCGGCACCGCCAAGCTCGCCCGCAACTCCGAGTTCCAGGCGCTGCTGCCGATCCGTGGCAAGATCCTCAACGTCCAGAAGGCGTCCGTGAGCGACATGCTCAAGAACGCCGAGTGCGCCTCGATCATCCAGGTCATAGGAGCCGGCTCGGGCCGCACCTTCGACATCGACCAGGCCCGCTACGGCAAGGTCATCTTCATGGCCGACGCCGACGTCGACGGCTCGCACATCCGCTGCCTGCTGCTCACCCTGTTCCAGCGGTACATGCGGCCGATGGTCGAGCAGGGCCGGGTCTTCGCCGCCGTGCCGCCGCTGCACCGGATCGAGCTCACCAACCCCAAGCGCGGCCAGGAAAAGTACCACTACACCTACTCCGACTCCGAACTGCGGCGCACGCTGCTGGAGTTCCAGGGCAAGGGGCTGCGCTGGAAGGACCCGATCCAGCGCTACAAGGGCCTCGGTGAGATGGACGCCGACCAGCTGGCCGAGACCACCATGGACCCGCGCCACCGGATCCTGCGCCGGATCAACCTCGGCGATCTGGAGGCGGCCGAGAAGACCTTCGACCTGCTGATGGGCAACGACGTGGCGCCCCGCCGCGAGTTCATCGTCGACTCGGCGGCCACGCTGGACCGTTCGCGCATCGACGCCTGA
- a CDS encoding NUDIX hydrolase — MSRYDPSAFPPFAVTVDLVVLTVRDHALCALLVKRGEAPFQGYWALPGGFVRPDEGLAEAASRELAEETGLRAHSAGQAAAGAHLEQLATYGHPQRDPRMRVVSVAYLVLAPDLPTPRPGGDASSARWAPVGDLLGGSPADGVPLAFDHGQILADGVERARSKIEYSSLATAFCPPEFTVGELRRVYEAVWGVALDPRNFHRKVTGTPGFLLPSGGTTTRQGGRPAQLFTAGGATVLNPPMLRPES; from the coding sequence ATGTCGCGTTATGACCCGTCGGCCTTCCCCCCGTTCGCAGTCACGGTCGACCTGGTGGTGCTGACGGTGCGGGATCACGCGCTGTGTGCCCTGCTGGTGAAGCGGGGTGAGGCACCCTTCCAGGGCTACTGGGCGCTGCCCGGAGGCTTCGTGCGCCCGGACGAGGGCCTGGCCGAGGCCGCCTCCCGCGAGCTCGCCGAGGAGACCGGCCTGCGCGCCCACTCCGCCGGCCAGGCGGCGGCCGGCGCGCACCTGGAGCAGCTCGCGACCTACGGCCACCCGCAGCGCGACCCCCGGATGCGGGTGGTCAGCGTGGCATACCTGGTGCTCGCCCCGGACCTGCCGACCCCGCGTCCCGGCGGTGACGCCAGCAGCGCGCGCTGGGCACCGGTGGGCGACCTGCTCGGCGGCTCGCCCGCCGACGGCGTCCCGCTCGCCTTCGACCACGGCCAGATCCTCGCCGACGGCGTGGAACGTGCCCGCTCGAAGATCGAGTACTCCTCGCTGGCCACCGCCTTCTGCCCGCCCGAGTTCACCGTGGGCGAGCTGCGCCGGGTCTACGAGGCGGTCTGGGGCGTCGCCCTCGACCCGCGGAATTTCCACCGCAAGGTCACCGGCACCCCCGGCTTCCTGCTGCCCTCGGGCGGTACGACGACCCGTCAGGGCGGACGTCCGGCCCAGCTCTTCACGGCGGGCGGCGCGACCGTCCTCAACCCGCCGATGCTGCGCCCGGAGTCCTGA
- a CDS encoding DUF485 domain-containing protein, whose protein sequence is MAQQETFDWWAVPPTPSARRAAVAGRGRHRRARPSAVARPVGAVGPARPVGAAARQVAVGPADPAVPSAQAAQAAEVYRAVQQSPAFQDIRRSYRGFVLPATAVFLGWYLCYLAAQALAPGLMRRPVAGPLNVAWLLGLLQFASTFLLTWLYARHARTTRDRAALDLRWDTQDRLR, encoded by the coding sequence GTGGCACAGCAGGAGACCTTCGACTGGTGGGCGGTGCCGCCGACGCCCTCCGCCCGGCGCGCCGCCGTCGCGGGCCGGGGGCGGCACCGGCGCGCCCGGCCGTCCGCCGTGGCGCGTCCGGTGGGCGCGGTGGGTCCGGCCCGGCCGGTGGGCGCGGCCGCGCGGCAGGTAGCGGTGGGCCCGGCCGACCCCGCGGTCCCGTCCGCGCAGGCCGCGCAGGCCGCCGAGGTGTACCGGGCGGTGCAGCAGAGCCCCGCCTTCCAGGACATCCGGCGCTCCTACCGGGGCTTCGTGCTGCCCGCCACCGCGGTGTTCCTCGGCTGGTACCTCTGCTACCTCGCCGCCCAGGCGCTCGCCCCCGGGCTGATGCGCCGCCCGGTGGCCGGCCCGCTGAACGTGGCCTGGCTGCTCGGCCTGCTGCAGTTCGCCTCCACCTTCCTGCTCACCTGGCTGTACGCCCGGCACGCCCGGACCACCCGCGACCGGGCCGCCCTGGACCTGCGCTGGGACACCCAGGACCGGCTCCGGTGA
- a CDS encoding glycogen debranching N-terminal domain-containing protein has product MASSGPDGQLRGHGLHGFFHTGVRTVARMEVRLGGIEPMPLQGTLTSAAAARFVGAIRIPGDPDPDPALTVERLRHADGVETVTVRNTGARPARLPLEIALGTDLGLLTDIAAGRRSADLPAQVQSSGLRWAGHGRSATVSAQPSPHAVLAGAGVLRWDLEVQPGSRWSVELRADSETQAVAGRPPTGRGPGVPLPWAEPEVRCDDTRAERLLTRSLDTLGGLLLADADRPTDLYAASGAPWRFGLTTADALWAARLTLPLGTRLAAGTLRALARRQQTGGAPAITGPGGSGEPSSSGTAAAPGANAPAAAPGTRIDGLIPGPLRHGGPELPPSCTATEATLLFVTVLAEAWRWGLPRAEVAELLPAAERALAALRTAVADGTDGPEGFVTDLSRTAADRAARPAPARVEVQAQAHRAALHGADLLEAFGRPGAEEWRAWAARLRERFRDRFWIDDLSGGRPAAALLTEDRPVPAVASTLVHLLDLGLAAEGGLHEGLLDREQTRLLAQRFANPELDCGWGLRTLSAKSARFNPLGHRSGAVRVHETVLAVSGLSEAGFEREAGALLEGLLDASAHVDGRLPEMYAGEQRVSGCPPVPHPAACGPAAVSAAAGVHLVLALAGVRPDVPAGRVVVRPASTAPLGELELTGLRVAGEPFSVRVSRIGVAVVEEAPADLQLGAG; this is encoded by the coding sequence ATGGCCTCCTCCGGACCGGACGGCCAGCTCCGCGGCCACGGCCTGCACGGCTTCTTCCACACCGGGGTGCGCACGGTCGCCAGGATGGAGGTCCGGCTCGGCGGCATCGAGCCGATGCCGCTCCAGGGCACCCTCACCTCGGCCGCTGCCGCCCGGTTCGTCGGTGCCATCCGGATCCCCGGCGACCCTGACCCGGATCCGGCGCTCACCGTCGAGCGGCTCCGCCACGCCGACGGCGTGGAGACCGTCACCGTCCGCAACACCGGCGCCCGCCCCGCCCGGCTCCCGCTGGAGATCGCGCTCGGCACCGACCTCGGCCTGCTCACCGACATCGCCGCCGGCCGCCGCTCCGCCGACCTCCCGGCCCAGGTGCAGTCCTCCGGTCTGCGCTGGGCCGGACACGGCCGGAGTGCCACCGTCAGCGCCCAGCCCTCCCCGCACGCCGTGCTGGCCGGCGCCGGCGTGCTGCGCTGGGACTTGGAGGTCCAGCCCGGATCCCGCTGGTCGGTGGAGCTGCGCGCCGACTCCGAGACCCAAGCCGTCGCCGGCCGGCCCCCCACCGGCCGCGGACCGGGCGTCCCGCTGCCCTGGGCCGAGCCCGAGGTCCGCTGCGACGACACCCGCGCCGAGCGGCTGCTGACCCGATCGCTCGACACCCTCGGCGGGCTGCTGCTCGCCGACGCCGACCGCCCCACCGACCTGTACGCCGCCTCCGGCGCGCCCTGGCGCTTCGGCCTCACCACCGCCGACGCGCTCTGGGCCGCCCGGCTCACCCTGCCGCTGGGCACCCGGCTCGCCGCCGGCACCCTGCGGGCCCTCGCCCGCCGCCAGCAGACCGGCGGCGCACCGGCGATCACCGGACCGGGCGGATCCGGCGAGCCCTCCTCGTCGGGCACCGCCGCCGCCCCCGGCGCGAACGCCCCGGCCGCCGCCCCCGGCACCCGGATCGACGGCCTGATCCCCGGCCCGCTGCGCCACGGCGGGCCGGAGCTGCCGCCCTCCTGCACTGCCACCGAGGCCACCCTCCTCTTCGTCACCGTGCTGGCCGAGGCCTGGCGGTGGGGCCTGCCCCGGGCGGAGGTGGCCGAGCTGCTCCCCGCCGCCGAGCGGGCGCTGGCCGCCCTCCGCACCGCCGTCGCGGACGGAACGGACGGTCCCGAGGGGTTCGTCACCGACCTGAGCCGGACGGCCGCCGACCGCGCGGCCCGGCCGGCCCCCGCCCGGGTCGAGGTCCAGGCCCAGGCCCACCGGGCCGCGCTGCACGGCGCCGACCTGCTGGAGGCGTTCGGCCGGCCCGGCGCCGAGGAGTGGCGCGCCTGGGCGGCCCGGCTGCGCGAGCGCTTCCGCGACCGTTTCTGGATCGACGACCTGTCGGGCGGCCGTCCGGCGGCGGCCCTGCTGACGGAGGACCGGCCCGTCCCGGCCGTGGCCTCCACCCTGGTCCACCTCCTCGACCTCGGCCTGGCCGCCGAGGGCGGGCTGCACGAGGGCCTGCTGGACCGCGAGCAGACCCGCCTGCTCGCCCAGCGGTTCGCCAACCCCGAGCTGGACTGCGGCTGGGGCCTGCGGACGCTCAGCGCCAAGTCCGCCCGGTTCAACCCGCTGGGCCACCGCAGCGGGGCGGTCCGGGTGCACGAGACCGTCCTAGCGGTCTCCGGGCTCTCCGAGGCCGGCTTCGAACGGGAGGCCGGCGCCCTGCTGGAGGGCCTGCTCGACGCCAGCGCCCACGTCGACGGCCGACTGCCCGAGATGTACGCGGGGGAGCAGAGGGTCAGCGGCTGCCCGCCCGTCCCGCACCCGGCCGCCTGCGGCCCGGCGGCGGTGTCGGCGGCAGCCGGCGTCCACCTGGTCCTCGCCCTGGCCGGGGTCCGGCCGGACGTCCCGGCCGGCCGCGTGGTGGTCCGCCCGGCCAGCACCGCGCCCCTGGGCGAGCTGGAGCTGACCGGGCTCCGGGTGGCGGGGGAGCCGTTCTCCGTCCGGGTGAGCCGGATCGGCGTCGCGGTCGTCGAGGAGGCGCCCGCCGACCTGCAGCTGGGCGCGGGCTAG
- a CDS encoding ABC transporter ATP-binding protein: MIQITGLTKVYRTGRPPALLDLTFDARPGMVTVLLGAEGAGKTTALRLMVELERGLGVTLFGGRTYRRIRHPEREVGVLLAGGRPGSGHPGLRARSHLRMLAGAVGVPARRADELLEQTRLASVGDQRLRAFSPGMHRRLALAAALLGDPGALLLDAPTEGLTPRNAEWFHSFLRSFAVAGGTVLTTTRSPQEAAALADRVVTLDQGRLLTDQPVADFRRARLHPEVAVRGPQMARLADLLIGQGAQVRRSGGAGLAVSGLGRTEIGELAYRHGILLHELADRVVERPLPHPALPTGSGRSGQVRPPRVTRSRTPGGSRPLGAAAGSGAAASSPDPEAIAEPSLTAEARILHAAADGPVETGSRPGPVAVTTAADTVATALLARVVKPAEAEGRPAETSARTSSQVPDQAAARPGGATALGAAPAPSAPSALSAPSASSASSCPAPVTGADRPALPERRGRHARPGDPDQPAGLQPPTQLQANAQPEPEPEPEPEPEVQAQPHPEPRPEGRPAGGPEMRSE; this comes from the coding sequence ATGATCCAGATCACCGGACTGACCAAGGTCTACCGGACGGGGCGCCCCCCGGCGCTGCTGGACCTGACCTTCGACGCCCGCCCGGGCATGGTCACGGTCCTGCTGGGCGCCGAGGGCGCCGGCAAGACCACCGCCCTGCGCCTGATGGTGGAACTCGAACGCGGCCTCGGGGTCACCCTGTTCGGTGGTCGGACGTACCGCCGGATCCGCCACCCCGAGCGCGAGGTCGGCGTTCTGCTCGCCGGCGGCCGGCCCGGCAGCGGCCACCCGGGGCTACGGGCCCGCAGCCACCTGCGGATGCTCGCCGGGGCCGTCGGGGTCCCCGCCCGGCGCGCCGACGAACTCCTGGAACAGACCCGGCTCGCCTCGGTGGGAGACCAGCGTCTGCGCGCCTTCTCCCCGGGCATGCACCGCCGGCTGGCCCTGGCCGCCGCCCTGCTCGGCGATCCCGGAGCCCTCCTGCTGGACGCCCCGACCGAGGGCCTCACCCCGCGCAACGCCGAGTGGTTCCACTCCTTCCTGCGCTCCTTCGCGGTGGCCGGCGGCACGGTCCTGACCACCACCCGCAGCCCGCAGGAGGCCGCCGCCCTGGCCGACCGGGTGGTCACCCTGGACCAGGGCCGGCTGCTGACCGACCAGCCGGTGGCCGACTTCCGGCGCGCCCGGCTGCACCCCGAGGTGGCGGTCCGCGGCCCCCAGATGGCCCGGCTGGCCGACCTGCTGATCGGGCAGGGCGCCCAGGTCCGCCGGAGCGGCGGCGCCGGACTCGCGGTGAGCGGGCTCGGCCGTACCGAGATCGGCGAACTCGCCTACCGGCACGGGATCCTGCTGCACGAACTGGCCGACCGGGTGGTCGAGCGGCCGCTCCCGCACCCGGCGCTCCCCACCGGGTCCGGACGTTCGGGCCAGGTCCGGCCGCCCCGCGTCACCCGCTCCCGGACGCCCGGCGGCTCGCGTCCCCTCGGGGCCGCCGCCGGCAGCGGCGCGGCGGCGTCCTCCCCCGACCCGGAAGCGATCGCCGAGCCGTCGCTCACCGCCGAGGCCCGGATCCTGCACGCCGCCGCGGACGGTCCCGTCGAGACCGGCAGCCGGCCCGGCCCGGTCGCCGTGACCACCGCCGCCGACACGGTCGCCACCGCCCTGCTCGCCCGCGTGGTCAAGCCCGCCGAGGCCGAGGGCCGGCCCGCCGAGACGTCCGCCCGGACGTCCTCCCAGGTACCCGACCAGGCGGCCGCCCGCCCGGGGGGAGCGACCGCCCTCGGCGCCGCGCCCGCCCCGTCCGCCCCGTCCGCCCTGTCCGCCCCGTCCGCCTCGTCCGCCTCGTCCTGCCCCGCGCCCGTCACCGGTGCAGACCGTCCCGCCCTCCCCGAGCGGCGCGGACGCCACGCGCGTCCCGGCGACCCCGACCAGCCGGCCGGCCTTCAGCCCCCGACCCAACTCCAGGCCAACGCCCAGCCGGAGCCCGAGCCCGAGCCCGAGCCGGAGCCCGAGGTCCAAGCCCAACCCCACCCCGAGCCCCGCCCCGAGGGGCGTCCCGCCGGTGGGCCCGAGATGCGGAGTGAGTGA